Part of the Musa acuminata AAA Group cultivar baxijiao chromosome BXJ3-10, Cavendish_Baxijiao_AAA, whole genome shotgun sequence genome, CACCACTTGCACCTATCGCCTTCCCTGCAGGCAAGTTTGCTTCTGTATCACATCCCTTCCCTGAAAACTCCATACAGAGTGCCGGATTTCCAGCAAATGCACCTGGAAACCTTTGGAGCCCCTCCCTTGTTGGCACAGGCCCTGACAGGCAATTGTAGGAGAGGTTTAGTGCCTCCAGCTCCCTGAGCACAGAGATGCTTGCTGGGACCTCTCCGGAGAGTGAATTGTGTGAAAGATCTAGCCTTTTAAGCTTCCCCATCTTCTCAAGATTTCCGGGGATGCGGCCAGCAAGGTCATTGTATGAAAGATTCAGGTACTCCAAACCCTTTAACCCAATCAATCCCTCAGGTATCTCTCCTCGAAGAGCATTATTGGACAAATCAATTCCCACTTGTGAGTGTAGCTTGTAATTGAATTCCAGTTGCCGACTACCAGCAAAGTTCACTGAGACTGGAACCAGGACCATGCTGAAGCCATCATAAGGCTCATTAGAATTGCCATTGAACTCATCACTGACAATGAAGTCTCCGTCTGGAATATATCCTGAGAAGTGATTACCAGAGAGATTGAGTGACCGTAGGTACTGAAACGAGAACATCCAGTTTGGGAGGTCACCCGATAAATGGTTGCGAGCTAGCGAGAGGAACCGGAGATTCTGCCACTTGAGAATGGCTCCACTAAGCTCGCCCCCAAGGTCATTAGAACTGAGGTCGACGACCTCGAGCGATTTGCAACCTGCCAAAGGAAGAGGAATCTCACCAGAAATCCGGTTCCCAGCTAAGTCCAGGATACGGAGGCTGTCAAGGGCATCAAGCTCTGGGTGGAGGGCACCAGAAAGGTTGTTATGATCCAACTTGAGCTGCCAAAGCTGAAAACAACCCGCGAGGCTGACAGGAATTGGACCAGAGAGGAAATTGTAAGAAAGATCAAGAGACTGGAGATAGGTCAGGTTCCCAATTGCAACTGGGATCTCTCCAGTAAGCTGATTCTGTGACAAGAAAAGTCCTTGCAAGCTCCTTAGTTCCGTCATCTCTGCTGGAATCTCGCCCGAGAGCTGATTCCTCGAAAGATTTAGAAGCAACAATTCAGCTCTCTCTGGTTCCTCGACTAGGCTGCCTGGAATCGGACCAGATAGCTCATTTGAGCTCAAATCAAGAACCTGGAGCTTATCGGAGAAGATGAGCCTGGGCGATATCCTGTATTGTAGACCATTCGAAGAGAGATTCAGCTCCAACAATGATCTCAGCGACGAAATACAAGTGGGGATTCCGCCGACGAGGGCGTTACTCGCAAGATTGAGTGCCGTGAGGGAGCCTGTCGATGCCGAGAAGCACGGGAGGGTCCCCGAAAGCTGATTCTGGGAGAGGTTGAGATGAACTAAAGGCTGCTCGAAATCTTTCAACTCGCCCACCAAGCGGTTGCCGGAAAGATCAAGAAATTTCAGCGACGAGAGATGGAACAAACCCTCCGGAATCTCTCCCTGGAGTGAAGTCGATCCAAGATCGAGTCTTTTCAACCTGTAAGAGAAGGTGCCAATCCATTCCGGAAACAAACCCCCAACACCAGGGTTCCCAGACAGCACGAGCTCCTCAAGTTGCCAGAGCCCGGCCATCTCTGGCGGAAGCGATCCTTGGAGCTTGTTCCGGCCGAGGTCGAGGGTTCTGAGAGCCTGGAGGCGACCAAAGCAACGCGGAATGGGGCCGGAAAAGTCATTGCCGGAAAGGACTAGGGTttcgaggagggagaggttgcagaGGAGCTCAAGCGCGGCGCCAGAGAGGCCCGAATCGCCGAGGTTGATTCGGAAGACCCGGCCGGTCCGGTTCTCGCAGGAGATACCGGCCCAGGTGGTGCAATTGGACCCGTTCCAGCTCGCCAGTCTCAGCCGCGGGTCGTTGAGCTGCGATCGGAAGCGGAGGAGGGCGTCCCGGTCTCCGGCGTCGAGACCGAGCCCCGCCTCCTCAGCGGCGGCGACCAACGAGGTCAGGAGGAGTAGGAGGAGGGAGACGAACTTACGGTCCAAAGCCGCCATTGCGGAAGGAGGGAGAGGAGACGAGTGCGTTTGTGGGGAGTGGAAGGAACGGAGAttggggaaagaggaagaggggaagaacGAGAGAGCGGCAGGCGACGACGATGAGAATGATGCTCGCTTTGGAGCCGACATTCCGCTTGGAAAGGTGAGATTATTCGCCATTAAAGCGCAGGTGCGCGAGACcagattttgtttttaattttattcTGGACGAATTTTCGAAAAACTCcttatttttgataattttccGTGGAACTCCCTAACTTTATGTAAAATAAATATCTTACTCCTATCCATCCCCTATACATCTTTCTCCTCTCTCGTCAGACCCGTCGTTGCCTCCaccctattctctctctctctctctgcaccaTCCTACGTGCATTACTCTCACTATTCTTGCTACCTGGTGCCATAGGTGAGCCACACAAGGGTAAGTACTTTGGGGCCAGTAGAGTTCACGAAGATAAAGACAAGTTGAATGAGGGTAACAATATTAAGCGGAGGTAACGACCGCAAAGATAAAATAATCATTTTGAAAACAAAAGGGTActctataaaaaatttaaaaaaatttaaaaaacgctagcttagcatttttaaaaaatatatttttttcaataattcatctttatttatttattatgttttgtGCTCAGATGCTCGCTTGGTTAtggtattaaaaatattttattaataataattatataaaccCAAACAAGACTATTAACTCGGTGTTCGTataataaaaacgatttcggtaagaaagtcgattcgaaaATTACTTTTAACTTAGATCAGACgaagtgcaattaaagtaaaactatggaggtagtttgcagttaagatagagaacagaaagtaaatacaaactgagatttagagtggttcgatcaatcttgacctacatccacttttagcttcctcctccgatgaggtcaccgacgtccactagaggttttccttcaatagacgaagaccaatcatccttttacagtttcactccttttgactgactttggagacaacccttacagaattttctttcatctcttgaaagatcaaaacttggaagaaaagagagaggagaacttctagcctttacaacacttttgaactctaaaatcacatagtaagatcaagctttcggtgccctttcatgcaggaaagagtggggtatatataggccccaaactggtttgaatttggagctcaaaaatatcattttccggatttctggggtcccggcgatactacctcctgactagggcggtacaaccacctgacaactcggagactgagcctctaggcggtgccaccgtctgataagggcggttgcaccgcccaatctcgctcggaaactgagcccaagtggtgccaccgcttgactggggtggttgcaccgttgagtctcgctcggagactgagcccaagcggtgccaccgcccggcaGAAATTTTGgttcgaataggttgatccattcggcccaatttgggtgtatcaagggccaaattgcccccatattaagttaatgatatcacctctcattcctaacttaatctacatgctaactacgatatttcttaagacatttattgcaacttgctccggtgcgtcaatcgcttcttccggcgagcttccggcgaacatccgacgaaccttcggcgatgctccagcggacttccggcaaactcctggacttgcgatgatccacttggcgagttctaatgagtttctttggcaagctcctggacttcttggatttgttctcgcagaacctccgacgaccgtccagacttccgtcgaactctcaaactccaaaTGTGATCATAGTTTCGActtcggtgcaactcctactgcatgtcttacttccatcgtagttaatcctgcacatgtaaaacaaaacttcgatcgagataat contains:
- the LOC135585855 gene encoding receptor-like protein CLAVATA2; this encodes MSAPKRASFSSSSPAALSFFPSSSFPNLRSFHSPQTHSSPLPPSAMAALDRKFVSLLLLLLTSLVAAAEEAGLGLDAGDRDALLRFRSQLNDPRLRLASWNGSNCTTWAGISCENRTGRVFRINLGDSGLSGAALELLCNLSLLETLVLSGNDFSGPIPRCFGRLQALRTLDLGRNKLQGSLPPEMAGLWQLEELVLSGNPGVGGLFPEWIGTFSYRLKRLDLGSTSLQGEIPEGLFHLSSLKFLDLSGNRLVGELKDFEQPLVHLNLSQNQLSGTLPCFSASTGSLTALNLASNALVGGIPTCISSLRSLLELNLSSNGLQYRISPRLIFSDKLQVLDLSSNELSGPIPGSLVEEPERAELLLLNLSRNQLSGEIPAEMTELRSLQGLFLSQNQLTGEIPVAIGNLTYLQSLDLSYNFLSGPIPVSLAGCFQLWQLKLDHNNLSGALHPELDALDSLRILDLAGNRISGEIPLPLAGCKSLEVVDLSSNDLGGELSGAILKWQNLRFLSLARNHLSGDLPNWMFSFQYLRSLNLSGNHFSGYIPDGDFIVSDEFNGNSNEPYDGFSMVLVPVSVNFAGSRQLEFNYKLHSQVGIDLSNNALRGEIPEGLIGLKGLEYLNLSYNDLAGRIPGNLEKMGKLKRLDLSHNSLSGEVPASISVLRELEALNLSYNCLSGPVPTREGLQRFPGAFAGNPALCMEFSGKGCDTEANLPAGKAIGASGGRDDGWMSVGAFWISAVASFYASVVALLCSPMSREYIFQAFKPEF